A window of Chitinophaga sp. MM2321 contains these coding sequences:
- a CDS encoding dihydrodipicolinate synthase family protein produces MKEKFKGLWPAMFTPVHDNGEPALDEVGKLTELLISQKLDGLYILGSTGQGVLFTEAERRKVTEVVCDIAKKRVPVIVQVGALTTDESVRLARHAEKCGADGISSVGPIYFSGSADMALQHYSSIARATELPFFPYQLGNNSIPGDTISFVRKLMEIPHVTGMKLTTNNLLEISAIHNYAGDKLKLFSGSDELVCHASLCGTVGAIGTMYNLWGEACKHILTEFTNGDYEQTKQFMLSFQTVIQQILPNLWTFLRQAMLLKYKIDIGQAKAPLGNTNQPWNDKDVLALIEKIDVFNESVVKS; encoded by the coding sequence ATGAAAGAAAAATTTAAGGGATTATGGCCGGCCATGTTTACCCCGGTACATGACAACGGTGAGCCAGCCTTGGATGAGGTGGGAAAGTTGACTGAATTACTGATTTCACAAAAGCTGGATGGGTTGTATATCCTCGGCTCCACGGGGCAGGGCGTTCTTTTTACCGAAGCGGAAAGAAGAAAGGTGACGGAAGTGGTATGCGATATTGCAAAGAAGCGGGTTCCCGTGATTGTACAGGTAGGCGCATTAACAACAGACGAATCTGTGAGATTGGCCCGGCATGCGGAAAAGTGCGGTGCAGATGGTATCTCTTCTGTCGGTCCTATTTATTTTTCCGGATCAGCGGATATGGCATTGCAACATTACAGCTCTATTGCCCGTGCAACAGAACTACCTTTCTTTCCTTACCAATTGGGAAATAATTCCATCCCCGGTGATACGATTAGTTTCGTCCGGAAGCTAATGGAGATCCCTCATGTTACCGGTATGAAACTAACCACCAACAACCTGTTGGAAATTAGTGCGATTCATAATTATGCCGGCGACAAATTAAAATTGTTCAGTGGCTCGGATGAACTGGTGTGTCATGCATCTCTTTGCGGTACCGTAGGCGCTATCGGAACCATGTACAATCTCTGGGGAGAAGCTTGTAAACATATCCTGACAGAATTTACGAATGGCGATTACGAACAAACCAAACAGTTCATGCTTTCCTTCCAAACCGTGATACAGCAGATCTTACCCAATCTCTGGACTTTTCTCAGGCAGGCAATGTTATTGAAATATAAGATTGATATAGGTCAGGCTAAAGCGCCATTGGGAAATACAAACCAGCCATGGAATGACAAAGATGTACTGGCACTTATAGAAAAGATAGACGTGTTTAATGAATCGGTAGTAAAAAGCTGA
- a CDS encoding pyridoxal-phosphate dependent enzyme gives MKGIWTYSHLLPGVQEDCKLTLGEGHTPLVKSKRIGPSIGLDNLYFKLEILNPSGSYKDRFAAAAVSHLKQQDVSFCLATSSGNTGAALAAYSAAAGIPCFLAIVDGAPSGKLQQMQVYGATTMMIKDFGKDLHVTGAVFSGLNDLADKYGSPVQISAYCYSPLGMAGVQTIAYEIAEELGAVNAHVFSPAGGGGLTLAVAKGFQLWKEQHAPYMLPKVHCVQPVGNNTIAGPLHAGAAMAQEVDKSSTTISGLQVPGVMDGNEVIAACRATGGTGYAVTDELIYACQSSLSAMEGIYCEPAGAVALAGLQLALERGEINREDHVVCLVTGHGFKDPVAAQKMADKSAGLYFNNTGDAFLYLKSTIKNKK, from the coding sequence TTGAAAGGAATCTGGACATATAGCCATTTGCTTCCGGGCGTGCAGGAGGACTGCAAACTAACGCTGGGAGAAGGACATACACCATTGGTGAAGTCCAAACGTATAGGGCCTTCCATCGGCCTGGATAACCTGTATTTCAAACTGGAAATATTAAATCCGTCGGGATCTTATAAAGATCGCTTTGCGGCGGCAGCTGTTTCCCATTTGAAGCAACAGGATGTGTCATTTTGCCTGGCCACTTCAAGCGGCAATACAGGTGCTGCATTGGCGGCTTATAGCGCGGCGGCGGGTATTCCCTGTTTTCTGGCTATCGTAGATGGCGCGCCTTCCGGTAAATTGCAACAGATGCAGGTATACGGCGCCACCACCATGATGATTAAGGACTTTGGAAAAGATCTGCATGTAACCGGCGCCGTATTCTCCGGATTAAATGACCTGGCCGATAAGTACGGCAGTCCTGTTCAGATAAGTGCTTATTGCTATAGCCCGTTGGGCATGGCCGGTGTACAGACCATTGCTTATGAAATTGCGGAAGAATTGGGCGCTGTAAATGCACATGTATTTTCACCTGCTGGCGGCGGTGGTCTAACCCTGGCGGTGGCAAAAGGTTTCCAGCTATGGAAAGAACAACACGCACCATACATGCTACCGAAGGTACACTGTGTGCAACCTGTTGGTAACAATACCATTGCCGGTCCGTTGCATGCGGGAGCAGCAATGGCGCAGGAAGTGGATAAAAGCAGCACTACCATCAGTGGCTTGCAGGTTCCCGGCGTGATGGATGGCAATGAGGTAATAGCCGCTTGCAGGGCTACGGGTGGCACAGGCTATGCTGTCACCGATGAGTTGATCTATGCTTGTCAAAGTAGCCTGTCTGCCATGGAAGGTATTTATTGCGAACCTGCGGGAGCTGTTGCATTGGCGGGATTACAACTCGCATTGGAGCGTGGGGAAATAAACCGGGAAGATCATGTGGTGTGCCTGGTTACCGGTCATGGATTTAAAGATCCGGTGGCAGCACAAAAAATGGCGGATAAATCGGCAGGACTATATTTCAATAATACTGGCGACGCTTTTTTATATCTGAAATCAACAATAAAAAACAAGAAATAA
- a CDS encoding SDR family oxidoreductase produces MESKKVVIITGAAQGIGKALALKYAASGYALVLADIDGEGLHLLKTALDALHSEYVCMPGDVADNSFIDHMITETVAKWNRIDVLINNAAWRTLETMRTISLEDWDKTIRICLTAPAFLSRNVAAVMEERGLPGVIINISSVMSQRAGGNSPAYIACKGGIESLTYELAVLYGPQGIRVVAVNPGNIQTGLSNDYRNVSGENISEKLVDCVNDLTPLQRAGSPEEVANVCYWLSSPEASFITGTSILVDGGLLHNFNPYQIKKLQFPKEF; encoded by the coding sequence ATGGAAAGTAAAAAAGTAGTGATCATAACAGGTGCTGCCCAGGGCATAGGAAAGGCCCTTGCCTTGAAATATGCGGCCAGTGGCTACGCGCTTGTTTTAGCAGATATTGACGGGGAAGGATTACATCTGCTTAAAACAGCATTGGATGCATTACATAGCGAATATGTATGTATGCCCGGTGATGTGGCAGACAACAGTTTCATCGATCACATGATTACTGAAACCGTGGCAAAGTGGAACCGCATAGATGTACTGATCAACAATGCCGCCTGGAGAACACTGGAAACCATGCGTACCATCTCGCTGGAAGATTGGGACAAAACGATCCGTATTTGTTTAACAGCGCCCGCATTTTTATCCAGGAATGTTGCCGCCGTGATGGAAGAAAGAGGACTGCCGGGCGTGATCATTAATATCTCCAGTGTCATGTCGCAAAGAGCGGGTGGCAACAGTCCGGCCTATATCGCCTGTAAAGGTGGTATAGAAAGTCTTACTTATGAACTGGCCGTTTTATACGGCCCCCAGGGTATCAGGGTAGTGGCGGTAAATCCCGGTAATATTCAAACCGGTTTAAGCAACGATTACAGAAATGTATCCGGAGAAAATATCAGTGAAAAACTGGTAGACTGCGTTAATGATCTTACACCCCTTCAGCGGGCAGGAAGCCCGGAAGAAGTGGCGAATGTTTGTTATTGGCTATCCTCTCCCGAAGCTTCTTTTATAACGGGTACGTCTATACTGGTAGATGGTGGCCTGTTACACAATTTCAATCCGTATCAAATTAAAAAACTTCAATTCCCAAAAGAATTTTGA